In Pyrus communis chromosome 1, drPyrComm1.1, whole genome shotgun sequence, the following are encoded in one genomic region:
- the LOC137712427 gene encoding uncharacterized protein encodes MTPSKFSSLGCELRIIQARNTEFKNTGNLFVRCSLSAGNNRRIMLNTREISAKSNHVWNESVSLECSGTEMCSMDNILQQETVVFELRWRSTVPVFGRIGGSQLLGRTQVPWKDVLESPNMELDQWVTVLPTTRHGLEGIKSPQLQVGIKIRVQADNVEMEKKRQKNRRLSRWDECGCESGHGHGCTCPDYEIFALAAALEAF; translated from the coding sequence ATGACTCCTTCAAAATTCTCTTCCCTTGGCTGTGAACTGAGGATCATACAAGCAAGAAACACCGAATTCAAGAACACGGGAAACCTGTTTGTTCGATGCTCTCTTTCGGCAGGAAACAACAGAAGAATTATGCTCAACACCAGAGAAATCTCCGCCAAGTCTAACCACGTTTGGAATGAGTCCGTCTCTTTGGAGTGCTCTGGAACCGAGATGTGCTCCATGGACAACATCCTACAGCAAGAAACTGTGGTTTTCGAGCTCCGCTGGAGGAGCACTGTGCCGGTTTTTGGAAGGATTGGAGGGTCACAACTCTTGGGCAGGACACAGGTTCCATGGAAGGACGTCCTTGAATCACCAAACATGGAGTTAGACCAGTGGGTCACGGTGCTTCCAACAACTAGGCATGGCCTTGAAGGTATCAAATCGCCTCAACTGCAAGTAGGAATCAAGATTCGAGTTCAAGCAGATAATGTGGAAATGGAGAAAAAGAGGCAGAAAAACAGAAGGCTGAGTAGATGGGATGAGTGTGGTTGTGAAAGCGGTCATGGTCACGGTTGCACTTGTCCAGATTATGAAATTTTTGCACTAGCAGCTGCACTAGAGGCTTTTTAG